Part of the Candidatus Thermodiscus eudorianus genome is shown below.
GCTTGAGGACCGGGCTCACCCTGATAGCGGGCCCGGCCTTCTATGGCAAGACTACCCTGCTGGAGGCGATCGCCCACGGCGTCTGGAACCATGTGCCAGGCGATGGCAGGGAGCTAGTCGTGACCCGTAGGGATGCGGTCTGGATTCAGAGCGAGAACGGCCGGTGGGTCTCGTGCGTCGACATGGGGCCCTGGGTGGAGCACCTCCCCGGCCTGGAGGACCCTGGCTGTTGGAGCACTAGCGATGCCAGCGGTGCCACGAGTGCTATAGCGAGCGTGCAGGAGGCTATGGAGGCCGGGGCTAAGGTGTTGCTTATAGACGAGGACTGGACCGCGACTAACTTCATACACAGGGATAGGTGGACTGAGGAGGTCACGGGTAAGAGGACGCTCCTCTCGATAAGCGACCTCGCCCCAGCCCTGAAGGAGAAGGGGGTGAGCGTGGTCATAGTGGCTAGCGGCAGTATAGCACTGCTCCAGGCCGCCGATACCGTTGTTGTAATGGACGAGTACAGGGCGAGGGACGCCACCGGGTACGCGTTGAAGGCCAGGGAGAGCCTAGCCGCTCTGGACGGCGGGGAGCGGGTAGAGTACAGGATGCCGAGGGGGAGGAGGCTTGTGAAGCCCCTCAGGCTGGAGAAGCCCAAGCTACGGGGGACCCTCCTTGAGGCGAGGAACCTGAGGGACAGGGTCGACTTGTCAGGGGCGACGCAGTTGGAGGAAGAGGGTCAAGCCTCCACAGTGGTGGCGGGGGCTGAGGCGGTCCTCTCCAAGACGGGTCCTCTCGTGTCGTTGGCCAGGTCTGTGGCTGACGCAATGGCCCGGGGGGATTGGGGTGTTGTGCAGAGGACCCCGGGGCCGGGTCTTGCGGAGGTCCGCTGGCTCGACATACTCTACCTCGTCAACAGGGTTCCAGGCCTCCACGTGGTGCATTAGGGTTTTAGTCGATCGCCTCGCACTACTACTGTCGAATCGCCGATTGAGGGTGTATAGGGGGATTGCCGGGGAAAGCTGCTAGCAGGGCCGCTGGCGGGAGCGCTGCTAGGGGCGCCGTGGAGTCGGAGCGTCAGGGTGTTGTGGAGAAGTATAGGGCTATGAGCCCGGCGGAGTTCTTCAGCCGTTACAAGGAGCTGGCCGGCTTCTCGAACCCGACGAGGGCGGTCTACCAGACTATCCGTGAGCTGGTGGAGAACGCTCTCGACGCCACTGATACTCACGGTATACTCCCCGTTATACGGGTGGTTATACGTAGCGCCGAGGGCTTCGAGGAGAACAGGTATACCGTTACAGTGGAGGACAATGGTATAGGGGTCCCTCCCACGGTTATGGCCGACGCGTTCGGCAGGGTGTTGTATTCGAGCAAGTACGTCATAAGGCAGACTAGGGGCATGTTCGGCCTCGGGGTCAAGGCGGCGGTGATCTACGGGCAGCAGACTGCTGGCAGGCCCGTCACGGTCATCTCGTCGACTGGAGACTCCGATTACGTCTACATGAAGAGGCTGTTCATCGACATAAACGAGAACAGGCCTAGGATCGTGGAGGAGGGGCAGTGGAGGAAGAAGGGCTCCTGGCACGGGACCCGGGTCTCCATAACCATAGAGGGGGATTGGAGGAGGGCCCGCTCCAGGGTCATAGAGTATATTAAGAGGACGGCGATAGTGGCGCCCTACGCGGATATCTACCTGGAGACGCCCGAGGGCGAGGTGTACATATTCCCGCGTATGACCAGGAAGATGCCCCGGCCCCCCAGGGAGGCCAAGCCCCATCCCCACGGGGTGAACCTTGAGCAGTTCAAGATGATACTCCAGTCGACGACCGCTAAGACCATTAAGGACATGCTCGTGACCGAGTTCCAGAGCGTCGGCGCTAAGAGCGCCGAGGAGTTCCTCAAGAGCGTGGGCGTGAGGCCCAACGTGAGCCCCAAGACCCTGTTGAGGCGGGAGTACCAGCAGCTGCTGGTCAGGTTCGTGGATAGGCTCAGGGAATACAAGGGCTTCAGGGGGCCTAGGAGCGACTACCTGTCCCCTATAGGCGAGGACCTGATAGTTATTGGGTTGAAGAGGATGTTCAGGCCCGAGTTCGCCGCCGCTGTGACGAGACCTGCTAGATCCTATATGGGGCATCCCTTCATTGTAGAGGTCGGCCTCGCCTATGGCGGTTCAATCCCCTCTAGGGACGAGCCCCTATTGCTGAGGTACGCCAACAAGATACCGCTACTCTACGGCGAGAGGGAGGACGTGTCCTACAAGGTCGTGTCAAGCGTTAACTGGAAGAACTACTATGTAGAGTTCCCTGCCCCCCTGGCCGTGCTGGTCCACATAGCGAGCACCCGCATACCCTACAAGGAGGCTGGCAAGGAGTCGATCGGGGACGTGCCGGAGATAGAGTCCGAGATAAGGGCTGGCGTGTGGGATGTGGCCAGGAAGCTAAGGCTATTCCTCTCCCGCAAGAGGAGGGAGTCCGAGATCCGGAGGAAGATAGTGACGCTGGCCAAGTACATACCGGAGGTCGCGAGGAGCTTCGCGATACTCTCCAAGCCGCCGGAGAAGTGGAGTCCTCCCAGGCCCGAGGACGAGGAGAAGCTGATCGAGGCCCTGGTCAAGCTCGTGGCTAAGACGATAGAACTCCCCAGCACGGGTACGGGAGAGGAGGATGTGGACCCCGAGGAGGTGGTTAGGAGCATCATAAAGGAGGTCGAGACCAGGTAACGGGCCCGTGTACCCCTCCCAAGCCTCCACGGGCCCGCGGCCTATAGGCCTACCAGCCTTTGTAACACGCCATGCTACACCCTAGTTTATATAATCTAGAAGTCCTACATGTAGATGTAGGATGGACTGGTTTGGTAGAC
Proteins encoded:
- a CDS encoding DNA topoisomerase VI subunit B, with the protein product MPGKAASRAAGGSAARGAVESERQGVVEKYRAMSPAEFFSRYKELAGFSNPTRAVYQTIRELVENALDATDTHGILPVIRVVIRSAEGFEENRYTVTVEDNGIGVPPTVMADAFGRVLYSSKYVIRQTRGMFGLGVKAAVIYGQQTAGRPVTVISSTGDSDYVYMKRLFIDINENRPRIVEEGQWRKKGSWHGTRVSITIEGDWRRARSRVIEYIKRTAIVAPYADIYLETPEGEVYIFPRMTRKMPRPPREAKPHPHGVNLEQFKMILQSTTAKTIKDMLVTEFQSVGAKSAEEFLKSVGVRPNVSPKTLLRREYQQLLVRFVDRLREYKGFRGPRSDYLSPIGEDLIVIGLKRMFRPEFAAAVTRPARSYMGHPFIVEVGLAYGGSIPSRDEPLLLRYANKIPLLYGEREDVSYKVVSSVNWKNYYVEFPAPLAVLVHIASTRIPYKEAGKESIGDVPEIESEIRAGVWDVARKLRLFLSRKRRESEIRRKIVTLAKYIPEVARSFAILSKPPEKWSPPRPEDEEKLIEALVKLVAKTIELPSTGTGEEDVDPEEVVRSIIKEVETR
- a CDS encoding ABC-ATPase domain-containing protein, coding for MIRRILERIDGRGYKAYKDLAGAREEVDGHLVVVDRVQGDPFAPPSIIRVETRVRIPRGLESYPVPVEDFLLRRAHRIAGRYSMRGAGEGHSGLLRVPRPGPVILRRSAVHLGKTPGGYRLTLRLWLGLPSRRRRVLGGVAGELLLERVPRLVDEVVRALGDPRLRPHVDAWREQEYIRGLLEPRGLVSFVGDGSILPRACGGCEEPLRDAVPFESPPSLRVEFELPTGRVVSGMGLRTGLTLIAGPAFYGKTTLLEAIAHGVWNHVPGDGRELVVTRRDAVWIQSENGRWVSCVDMGPWVEHLPGLEDPGCWSTSDASGATSAIASVQEAMEAGAKVLLIDEDWTATNFIHRDRWTEEVTGKRTLLSISDLAPALKEKGVSVVIVASGSIALLQAADTVVVMDEYRARDATGYALKARESLAALDGGERVEYRMPRGRRLVKPLRLEKPKLRGTLLEARNLRDRVDLSGATQLEEEGQASTVVAGAEAVLSKTGPLVSLARSVADAMARGDWGVVQRTPGPGLAEVRWLDILYLVNRVPGLHVVH